The proteins below come from a single Candidatus Zixiibacteriota bacterium genomic window:
- the pyrH gene encoding UMP kinase has product MLTDSAPPAYKRVLLKLSGESLMGPSDYGIHTQTVESICSQIKDMKQLDIELAIVVGGGNIFRGMNAAERGMERVTADNMGMLATVMNALALMDTLEKMGIYTRVMSAVKIEAFAETYIRRRAVRHMEKGRTVVFAAGTGNPYFSTDTAASLRAMEIGADLMIKATNVDGVYSADPKKVPGAVFYPSLSFMDVLTQDLKVMDSTAISLLKDYHIPVRVVDIGIEGVLKRVVTGEDVGTLIS; this is encoded by the coding sequence ATGTTAACAGACTCTGCCCCACCAGCCTATAAACGAGTTCTGCTAAAACTCTCAGGCGAATCATTGATGGGACCGAGCGATTACGGTATTCACACACAGACCGTCGAATCAATCTGCTCACAAATTAAAGACATGAAGCAACTCGACATCGAACTTGCAATAGTCGTAGGCGGCGGAAATATTTTCAGAGGAATGAATGCTGCAGAGCGAGGTATGGAGCGCGTCACGGCTGATAACATGGGAATGCTGGCGACGGTGATGAACGCCCTTGCGCTCATGGACACCCTCGAGAAAATGGGCATCTACACACGGGTTATGTCGGCGGTGAAAATCGAAGCCTTTGCCGAGACATATATACGCCGCCGCGCTGTGCGCCATATGGAAAAAGGACGCACCGTCGTTTTTGCGGCCGGTACAGGCAATCCATATTTCAGCACCGACACCGCCGCATCGCTCCGCGCGATGGAAATCGGCGCAGATCTTATGATCAAAGCGACCAATGTCGACGGTGTATATTCCGCTGACCCCAAAAAAGTACCCGGCGCAGTGTTTTATCCATCGCTCAGCTTCATGGATGTCCTGACCCAGGACCTGAAAGTGATGGATTCAACCGCCATTTCACTTCTCAAAGATTATCATATTCCTGTGCGGGTAGTCGATATCGGAATCGAAGGCGTGCTTAAACGCGTCGTCACAGGCGAAGATGTTGGAACACTTATCTCCTAA